In Blattabacterium sp. DPU, the genomic window TAATTCATTGGGCAGAACAAGGAGTATTATTATTAAATTCAATATTAACAGTGAGAAAAAATTTTCCTTTATCTCATAAAAATATAGGATGGGAATTTTTAACAAATCAAATAATACGAACTATTTCTGATCAAAAAGAAAATATTGTTTTCCTGTTGTGGGGAAAATATGCACAAAAAAAAATATCTTTAATTAATTCTTTTCACAATCATTACGTTTTAAAAACATCTCATCCATCTCCTTTATCTGCTCATATGGGTTTTTTGGGCTCCAGACATTTTAAAAAAACAAACATTTTTTTAAAAAAAATAGGGAAAAAAACTATTTCTTGGAGTTAAATTTTACATATGTATAGAACGGTTTTCAAAATTTAGGAGAGCAGCTTCTTTGAATGCTTCACTAAAAGTAGGATGAGGATGACATATTCTATATATATCCTCTGAAGAGGATCTAAATTCCATAGCAATAGATGCTTCCATAATCATATCTCCTGCATGATCTCCAATTATATGAACTCCTAATATTTCATCTGTTTTTTTATCAGAAATCATTTTTAAAAAACCGTCTGTACAGCCACTTGTATGAGCTCTTCCTAGTATTTTCATAGGAAAAATGCCTATATTATACTCTATGTTATCTTTCTGAATTTCATTTTCTGATAGACCAACACTAGCTACTTCAGGATAGGTATAAATTATTGATGGAATTAAATCATAATTTAATTTTGGTGGTTTTTTACCCACTATATGTTCCACAGCATACAATCCTTCTTCTTCAGCTTTATGAGCTAACATTTTTCCTCCTATAACATCTCCTATGGCATATATATTTTTTACAGAAGTTTGTAGATTATCGTTTACAAATATAAATCCTTTTTTATCCATCTTAATATTTAGATTTTCTAAATCTAGATTTTTTGTATACGGAGTTCTTCCTATTGATAATAAACAATAATTTCCTATAAAATTAACTTTTTTTCCATTATGATATTTTGCATGAACTGATATTTCTTTATGATTTTCTTTAAATATATTGATAACGGATAAAGAGGTTTCTATTTGTATGGAAGATTTTTCTAATATTTTTTTCATTTCTTGACTTAAAGAATGATCCATGTTTGATATAATCTTATCCTTTGATTCTATAATAATGATTTTACTTCCTAATCTATTAAAAATAGAACCTAACTCTAATCCAATTATTCCTCCTCCAATTATGATTAATTTTTTTGGAATTTCTTTTAAATTCAGAATTTCTGTAGAAGAACAAATTCTATTTTTTATATCAAAGCTTAAATGAGGGGGACATAAAGGTTTAGATCCTGTAGATATGATACAATATTGAAATTGTATTTCATTTTTTTTTTGTAGAGATTGTTTATCTTTTACAAATAAAAGATTTTCAGTTTGAAATGAACCTATTCCTTGATATAAATCAATTTTATTTTTTTTCATTAGATATTTTATTCCATTATTTATGCTGTTGACTATTTCATTTTTTCTACTCATCATTTTTGAAAAATCAAAAGATAATTTTTCAAAAAAAATTCCATGTGAAGAATAATTATTTTTAGCTAATAAAAAATATTTGGAAGAGTCTAAAAGAGATTTAGAAGGAATGCACCCTACATTTAAACATGTTCCTCCTAATTCTTGATATTTTTCTATAATAGCAGTACGAAGACCTAATTGACTTGCTCTAATAGCAGATATATATCCTCCTGGTCCAGAACCAATAATAACAAGATCATATAAATTATTTATTTTATTCATCAAAAAAATATTTTATTTTGACAAAGTTACATTACATATTTAATATATATGCAAAAATAAGCGGAGCAACTATAGTTGCATCTGATTCAATGATAAATTTTGGAGTGTCCTTATCCAGTTTTCCCCAAGTAATTTTTTCATTAGGAACAGCTCCGGAATAAGAACCATAACTTGTTGTTGAATCAGAAATTTGACAAAAATAAGACCAAAATGGAGTCGGAGAAAATCCTATGTCTTGAGATAACATAGGAACTACACAAATAGGAAAATCACCTGATATTCCTCCTCCGATTTGAAAAAAACCTATTTTATGTTTAATGGACTCTTTTTGATACCATTTTGCCAAATATATCATATATTCAATTCCGTTTTTTACGATAAAAGGTTGAAATTGTTTTTTCATACAAAATGAAGCAAAAATATTTCCTATAGTGCTATCTTCCCATCCTGGAACTATTAATGGAATATTCTTTTTTGCTGCAGCTAATACCCAACTATCTGATGAATCTATGTTATAATAAGGCTCTAAAATATTTTCTAATAACAGTTGATAAATATATTCATGAGGAAAATAACGTTCTGATTTTTTTTTAGCTCTTATCCATACTTTTAAAATATGTTTTTGCAATTCTTTAAAGGCTTGTTCTTCTGGAATACAAGTATCTGTTACTCTGTAATATCCTTCTTTTAAAAATTTTTTTTCTTCATCAGGAGTTAAATCTCTATAGTTAGGAATCTTTTTATAATGAGAATGTGCTATTAAATTTAATACATCTTCTTCTAAATTAGCTCCTGTACAAGAAATAATATGAACTTGATCTTTTCGTATCATTTCAGATAAAATTTTTCCTAATTCTGCAGTACTCATAGCTCCTGCTAGTGTTATCATCATTTTTCCATTATTTTTAATATGGTATTTATATGCTTGAGCTGCTTCTGATAAAGTTAAAGCATTAAAATGAAGAAAATATTTTTTAATAAAAGAAGTAATAGGAGAGTCTTTCATAATTTTTATTAATTTTATCTAGCTATTTGTACAGCTCGAGTTTCTCTAATCACTGTTACTTTAATTTGTCCAGGATAAGTCATTTCATTTTTTATTTTTTCTGTTATATCACAAGATAATTGAAAAGCTTTTTTATCATCAATTTTATCACTTTCAACCAATACACGTAATTCTCTTCCTGCCTGTATGGCAAAAGCTTTTTTAACTCCATCAAAACTAAATGCTATATCTTCCAAATTTTTAAGCCTTTTTGAATAAGATTCAAAAGAATTTCTTCTTACTCCAGGACGAGCTCCACTAATAGAATCTGAAATTTGGATTATAGGAGATAGTAACACTTTCATTTCTATTTCGTCATGATGTGACCCTATAGCATTACAAATCTCCATATTTTCTCCATATTTTTCGGCCCATTGCATTCCTAAAATTGCGTGAGGTAGTTCTGATTCATTTTCAGGTACTTTTCCTATATCATGTAATAATCCGGCTCTTTTTGCTAATTTTGAATTTAATCCTAATTCGGAAGCTAATATTCCTGATAAATGAGCAACTTCGCGAGAATGCTGTAAAAGATTTTGTCCATAAGAAGAACGATATTTCATTCTTCCTACCATTCTAATTAATTCAGGATGGATTCCATGAATTCCTAAATCTATAATGTTTTTTTTTCCTATTTCTATTATTTCTTCTTCAATTTGTTTTTCTGTTTTTGCTACTATTTCTTCAATTCTAGCTGGATGTATCCGTCCATCTATAACTAATTTATGAAGAGATAATCGGGCTATTTCTCTTCGTATAGGATTGAAACAGGACAAAAGAATTGCTTCTGGAGTATCATCTACAATAATTTCTACTCCTGTTGCTTTTTCTAAAGTCCTGATATTTCTTCCTTCTCTACCTATTATTCTTCCTTTAACATCATCTGATTCTATGTGAAAAACAGATACAGCATTTTCAACTGCTTGTTCTGTCCCAATTCTTTGAATAGCTTGAATAACAATTTTTTTAGCCTCTATTTTTGCAGTTAATTGTGATTCTTCTATAATATTTTGTATATAAGTTTGAGCTTTTGCTTTTGCTTCTCCCTTAAGAATTTCAATTAATTCATTTTTAGCTTCCTCAGAAGAATAATTGGATATTTTTTCAAGTAATTCTACTTGTTGAATATGCATATTTTCAAATTCTTTTTCTTTTTTTTGAAGAATTTTATATTTTTTTTCATAATCGTGTATTTGTGTTTCTAAACGATTATTTTTTCTAAAATAAATTTCTATTTCTTTAGATAATCTATTTTCTTTTTCTCTTGTTTTATCTTCTATATCAATTATTCTTTTTTCTCTTAAATAAATGTCTTTTTCATGTTTAGACTTAAGTTCTATAAATTTTTCTCTTGCTTGAAGCATTTTATTTTTTCTTATAGATTCTCCTTCTTTTTCTGCATTTTTTATAATTTTTTTTGCCTGAAATTTAGCTTTTTCTAATAATTGAATATATTTTGTTAATATAGTTTTTTTTCCAAAAAAATAACATGTAATAATTCCAATCAAAAACCCCATTAATACCGAAAATCCAACATTTATTTTCATATTCACTCAATTTAAATAAAAATAAAATAGTCATTTTAATGACATTGTTAAAAAAACAAATATTTAACTTTTAACTCATGAATGCTTTAAAATATTTTAAATTAATCTTAATATAATTAGGATAAATATACAAAATTAAAAATGAGATTTTTTATTAAAATGTATTTTAACAAACAGAATTTGAATAGATTATATATTTGTATGTATATGTAAAATTTTCAATAGTAAATGAAACGAGCATATTTAGATAACGCAGCCTCTACGCCTATAAGAAAGGAAGTTATTAAAGTTATGATGAATACATTAAAATCCTCATTAGGAAATCCTTCTTCTGTACAACATAGTTATGGAAGAGAAGCTTATTCAATTTTAGAAGAATCTAGAATTTGTATCGCGAAAAATATTAAAGCATCTCCTTCCGAAATTATTTTTACTTCAGGAGGCACTGAAGCAAATAATCTTGTATTAAGATCTTCAGTATTAGATTTAGGAATACAATATATTATAAGTTCACAGTTAGAACATCCATCTGTATTAAAAACGATTTTAGATTTATCCATGAGATATAAAATTTCAGTAGATTTCATATCCTTTTATGATAAAGGAATATTAGATTTGAATCATATGGAAGAAATGTTAAAAAAAAATATGGATAAAAAAAAACTTGTGAGTTTAATGTATGCTAATAACGAAATCGGAAATTTTTTAGAAGTAGATCCAGTAATTTTTTTATGTAAAAAATATAATGCTTATTTTCATTCAGATGCTATACAAGTTATAGGAAATATTCCCATTAATATGAAAAAATTATCTTTTGATTTTGTGACTGCGAGTGCACACAAATTTTATGGACCAAAAGGAATTGGTTTTGCTTTTATAAGAAAAAGTATTTTAAAAAAGATGAAACCTTTTATTACTGGTGGAATTCAAGAGTATGGAATCCGTTCAGGAACAGAAAATATTCATGGAATTGCAGGATTATCAGAAGCTTTACGATTATCTTATTGTAGTTTCTCAAGTCACATAAAAAAAATGAAAGATTTGAAATCTTATTGTATTTTAGAATTAAAAAAAATAATTCCAGACATTGTTTTCAACGGATTATCATCTCATCCAGAAAAAAGTATTCCCTCTATATTAAATTTTTTATATCCTACTAAAAAAGATCATTTATTATATTTTCATTTAGATTTAATGGGGGTTGCCGTTTCTCATGGAAGTTCTTGTAATAGTAGCATTAAAATATCTCATGTGATTCAATCTATAACTGATAGATATTTGTTAAATAAAACAATGCCTATTAGAATTTCTTTTGGTATTTTCAACGAAAAAAAAGATGTAGATTTGCTTGTATCGGCTCTTCAGAAAATTAGAAAATAAAACATACTAAATAAAATATTTCAAATATCTTATTTATATTTACCCAAAATAAACATGTAAATTATCATTGGTGAATCATTGTAATTTTTTTCGATCCTCTGTTGGAAAAAAAGTGGTTATGGCCACAACAGGAGTTTTTTTAATGATTTTTTTGCTGTTACATTTAAGTGTTAATTTATTTCTTTTTTCAGGAGAAAAAGCTTTTAACGAAGCTGTTTTTTTTATGAGAGGAAATATATTTGTTAGAATTATGGAATATGTTTTAGCTGTAGGTTTTATAATTCATATTTTATTAGGAGTTAAATTACATTTAGAGAATCAAAAAATAAAAGGAAAAGTTGATTATGCTATGAATTTTTATTTTACTACTTCGTTTAGTAGTCGTACAATGATATATACAGGAATTTTAATTTTATGTTTTTTAGTTTTACATCTTATAAATTTCATGATTCCTATGAAGTATTCAAATCATTCAATTTCTGATTACAATATAGTTGTTTCTCTATTTAAAAATCCTTTTTATACATTTATATATGTGTTTTCATTTTTGATTCTAGGAATTCATTTAAATCATGGATTTCAATCTTCTTTTCAATCTTTAGGTCTATCTAATAAAAGAAGATTATTTTGGATACAAAAATTGGGTTTTTTATACCTATGGTTTATTTGTTCTGGATTTTCTATTATTGCTATTTGGTTTTTCTTTAATGAAAACTAATATTAATGAAAAATACCTTTAAGCTCAATTCAAAAATTCCATTGAGTTCACTAACTCACAAATGGGAAGATCATAAATCGACTTTAAAATTAGTATCTCCTAACAACAGATCCAATATAGAAATTATTGTTGTTGGAACAGGACTTTCTGGAGGTTCAGCCGCTGCTTCTCTGTCAGAATTAGGATATCAAGTAAAGGCCTTTTGTTACCAAGATTCTCCAAGAAGAGCTCATTCTGTAGCTGCACAAGGAGGAATTAATGCATCTAAAAATTATAAGGGAGATAATGATTCTGTTTATCAACTATTCTATGATACAATTAAAGGAGGAGATTATAGATCTAGAGAAGCAAATGTTTATCGTTTAGCAGAGATATCTTCTAATATTATAGATCAATGTGTAGCACAAGGAGTTCCATTTGCTCGTGATTATGCAGGATATTTGGATACTAGATCTTTTGGAGGAACAAAAGTATCCAGAACTTTTTATGCTAAAGGACAAACAGGACAACAACTTTTATTGGCCTGTTATTCTTCTATATCTAGACAAATTGGAATAGGAAGAATTAAAATGTATAATCGTCATGAAATGTTAGATTTAGTTATTGTGGATGGAGTAGCTAAAGGCATTATTGCTAGAAATCTTATTTCTGGAAAAATAGAAAGACATGCCGCACATGCTGTAGTTATAGCTTCAGGAGGTTATGGAAATGTATTTTTTTTATCAACTAATGCAATGGGATCTAATGCAAGTGCTATATGGAAAGTCCATAAAAAAGGAGGATTTTTTGCGAATCCTTGTTTCACTCAAATACATCCCACTTGTATTCCAGTACATGGAAACTATCAATCTAAATTAACATTAATGTCTGAGTCATTAAGAAACGATGGAAGAATATGGGTTCCCAAAAAATTAGAAGATGCTATTTCCATACGTAATGGGTATAAAAAACCTGAGAATATAAATGAAGAAGATAGAGATTATTATCTTGAAAGACGTTATCCTTCATTTGGAAATCTTGTACCAAGAGATGTTGCTTCTAGAGCGGCAAAAGAACGTTGTGATAAAGGGTTTGGAATAGAAAATAATGAAACTAAAGAAGGTGTATTTTTAGATTTCCGTTTTTCTATAGAAAAATATGGAAAAGAAAAAGAAAATGAATTAGGAATTCAACAATCTAGTTTATTACACAATAATAAATTAGGAAAAGAAATAATGGAGTCTAAATATGGTAATTTATTTCATATGTATGAAAAAATAACTAATGACAATCCTTACCACACTCCTATGAAAATATATCCAGCAGTACATTATAGCATGGGAGGATTGTGGGTAGATTATAATTTAATGTCTTCTATTCCGGGATGTTATATTATAGGAGAGGCTAATTTCTCTGATCATGGAGCAAATCGACTTGGAGCTTCTGCATTAATGCAAGGATTAGCTGATGGTTATTTTATTTTACCATATACTATAGCAGATTATTTATCTGAATGTATTACAGAAAAAATATCTACAAAACATATAGCTTTTCAATTATCAGAAAAAAATGTAAAAAATAGAATTCAAAAACTTATTAAAAATAATGGAAATATGCCTGTTGATTTTTTTCATAAAAAACTTGGAAATATTATGTGGAAATATGTGGGAATGAGTAGAAATCATATAGGTCTGTGTAAAGCTATAAAAAGGATACAAGAACTCCGATATGAATTTTGGAAAAATATTTTTGTTCCTGGAAATATTGATGATGGATTAAACTCTGAATTAGAGAAAGCTGGACGTGTTGCAGATTTTTTAGAACTAGGAGAATTAATGGCTATGGATGCTTTAAATAGAAAAGAATCTTGTGGAAGTCATTTTCGTGAAGAATATCAAACAAAAGAAGGAGAAGCTCTTCGTGATGATGTTCATTATAAATATGTTTCTCTATGGGAATATAAAGAAAATCATCCTGTAAGTGATGAAATTATGCATAAAGAAAATTTAAATTTTACTTTTGTAAAAGTACAGTCACGTTCTTATAAATAATATAAAAAAAATATAATAAAAGATTGTATGGAAAAACTTATGAATTTTAAGTTAAAAATATGGAGACAGAAAAATTGTGAGGAAAGAGGTTATTTTAAAACTTATCAAATCCATAACATATCTCCTAACAGTTCATTCTTAGAAATGTTAGATATTTTAAATAATAAAATTATATGTGAAAAAAAAGATTCTTCTCCAATAT contains:
- a CDS encoding cysteine desulfurase family protein, which gives rise to MKRAYLDNAASTPIRKEVIKVMMNTLKSSLGNPSSVQHSYGREAYSILEESRICIAKNIKASPSEIIFTSGGTEANNLVLRSSVLDLGIQYIISSQLEHPSVLKTILDLSMRYKISVDFISFYDKGILDLNHMEEMLKKNMDKKKLVSLMYANNEIGNFLEVDPVIFLCKKYNAYFHSDAIQVIGNIPINMKKLSFDFVTASAHKFYGPKGIGFAFIRKSILKKMKPFITGGIQEYGIRSGTENIHGIAGLSEALRLSYCSFSSHIKKMKDLKSYCILELKKIIPDIVFNGLSSHPEKSIPSILNFLYPTKKDHLLYFHLDLMGVAVSHGSSCNSSIKISHVIQSITDRYLLNKTMPIRISFGIFNEKKDVDLLVSALQKIRK
- the rny gene encoding ribonuclease Y, translating into MKINVGFSVLMGFLIGIITCYFFGKKTILTKYIQLLEKAKFQAKKIIKNAEKEGESIRKNKMLQAREKFIELKSKHEKDIYLREKRIIDIEDKTREKENRLSKEIEIYFRKNNRLETQIHDYEKKYKILQKKEKEFENMHIQQVELLEKISNYSSEEAKNELIEILKGEAKAKAQTYIQNIIEESQLTAKIEAKKIVIQAIQRIGTEQAVENAVSVFHIESDDVKGRIIGREGRNIRTLEKATGVEIIVDDTPEAILLSCFNPIRREIARLSLHKLVIDGRIHPARIEEIVAKTEKQIEEEIIEIGKKNIIDLGIHGIHPELIRMVGRMKYRSSYGQNLLQHSREVAHLSGILASELGLNSKLAKRAGLLHDIGKVPENESELPHAILGMQWAEKYGENMEICNAIGSHHDEIEMKVLLSPIIQISDSISGARPGVRRNSFESYSKRLKNLEDIAFSFDGVKKAFAIQAGRELRVLVESDKIDDKKAFQLSCDITEKIKNEMTYPGQIKVTVIRETRAVQIAR
- a CDS encoding uracil-DNA glycosylase, whose product is MLEKQFNNWNSFLVNEYHKPYFKELLKILRIEYNRFICFPKKENIFSCLKHCSFQKLKVVIIGQDPYHKENQSDGLCFSVPNGVSFPPSLKNIFKEVNNCFSFKKNFINGSLIHWAEQGVLLLNSILTVRKNFPLSHKNIGWEFLTNQIIRTISDQKENIVFLLWGKYAQKKISLINSFHNHYVLKTSHPSPLSAHMGFLGSRHFKKTNIFLKKIGKKTISWS
- a CDS encoding succinate dehydrogenase cytochrome b subunit encodes the protein MATTGVFLMIFLLLHLSVNLFLFSGEKAFNEAVFFMRGNIFVRIMEYVLAVGFIIHILLGVKLHLENQKIKGKVDYAMNFYFTTSFSSRTMIYTGILILCFLVLHLINFMIPMKYSNHSISDYNIVVSLFKNPFYTFIYVFSFLILGIHLNHGFQSSFQSLGLSNKRRLFWIQKLGFLYLWFICSGFSIIAIWFFFNEN
- a CDS encoding fumarate reductase/succinate dehydrogenase flavoprotein subunit — its product is MKNTFKLNSKIPLSSLTHKWEDHKSTLKLVSPNNRSNIEIIVVGTGLSGGSAAASLSELGYQVKAFCYQDSPRRAHSVAAQGGINASKNYKGDNDSVYQLFYDTIKGGDYRSREANVYRLAEISSNIIDQCVAQGVPFARDYAGYLDTRSFGGTKVSRTFYAKGQTGQQLLLACYSSISRQIGIGRIKMYNRHEMLDLVIVDGVAKGIIARNLISGKIERHAAHAVVIASGGYGNVFFLSTNAMGSNASAIWKVHKKGGFFANPCFTQIHPTCIPVHGNYQSKLTLMSESLRNDGRIWVPKKLEDAISIRNGYKKPENINEEDRDYYLERRYPSFGNLVPRDVASRAAKERCDKGFGIENNETKEGVFLDFRFSIEKYGKEKENELGIQQSSLLHNNKLGKEIMESKYGNLFHMYEKITNDNPYHTPMKIYPAVHYSMGGLWVDYNLMSSIPGCYIIGEANFSDHGANRLGASALMQGLADGYFILPYTIADYLSECITEKISTKHIAFQLSEKNVKNRIQKLIKNNGNMPVDFFHKKLGNIMWKYVGMSRNHIGLCKAIKRIQELRYEFWKNIFVPGNIDDGLNSELEKAGRVADFLELGELMAMDALNRKESCGSHFREEYQTKEGEALRDDVHYKYVSLWEYKENHPVSDEIMHKENLNFTFVKVQSRSYK
- the lpdA gene encoding dihydrolipoyl dehydrogenase, producing the protein MNKINNLYDLVIIGSGPGGYISAIRASQLGLRTAIIEKYQELGGTCLNVGCIPSKSLLDSSKYFLLAKNNYSSHGIFFEKLSFDFSKMMSRKNEIVNSINNGIKYLMKKNKIDLYQGIGSFQTENLLFVKDKQSLQKKNEIQFQYCIISTGSKPLCPPHLSFDIKNRICSSTEILNLKEIPKKLIIIGGGIIGLELGSIFNRLGSKIIIIESKDKIISNMDHSLSQEMKKILEKSSIQIETSLSVINIFKENHKEISVHAKYHNGKKVNFIGNYCLLSIGRTPYTKNLDLENLNIKMDKKGFIFVNDNLQTSVKNIYAIGDVIGGKMLAHKAEEEGLYAVEHIVGKKPPKLNYDLIPSIIYTYPEVASVGLSENEIQKDNIEYNIGIFPMKILGRAHTSGCTDGFLKMISDKKTDEILGVHIIGDHAGDMIMEASIAMEFRSSSEDIYRICHPHPTFSEAFKEAALLNFENRSIHM
- a CDS encoding deoxyhypusine synthase family protein, translated to MKDSPITSFIKKYFLHFNALTLSEAAQAYKYHIKNNGKMMITLAGAMSTAELGKILSEMIRKDQVHIISCTGANLEEDVLNLIAHSHYKKIPNYRDLTPDEEKKFLKEGYYRVTDTCIPEEQAFKELQKHILKVWIRAKKKSERYFPHEYIYQLLLENILEPYYNIDSSDSWVLAAAKKNIPLIVPGWEDSTIGNIFASFCMKKQFQPFIVKNGIEYMIYLAKWYQKESIKHKIGFFQIGGGISGDFPICVVPMLSQDIGFSPTPFWSYFCQISDSTTSYGSYSGAVPNEKITWGKLDKDTPKFIIESDATIVAPLIFAYILNM